One genomic segment of Bacteroidales bacterium includes these proteins:
- a CDS encoding PorP/SprF family type IX secretion system membrane protein, with the protein MKRMLTIGLLIILPYALYGQRDLMPLNSQYLFNGLLINPAYAGSHDVLSFAGTFRKQWLGFDGAPVDYSSGFHWPMAKSKLGMGLVLRQEKVLNQSTSEIGLDYAFRFIVGKGKMSFGLRTALNLFQEDPFKGDIRDPSDPLFTQNRLQGSAMMPNFGFGMFYFTERMYAGFSIPWFFTLPSGSSLSSFFTGESNMSHYNYLLTGGYYLKITDRFWFKPTFLLKYQPVSGFQYDVNGSFVLFDDLLWVGGGYRGDGTVIALLDLQMLKQLKLGFSWDYPTGVIRQATAGSMEFSVRYNFNFKVNAVSPRFF; encoded by the coding sequence ATGAAAAGAATGCTGACAATAGGGTTGTTGATCATTTTACCGTATGCTCTTTACGGTCAGCGCGACCTTATGCCTCTGAACAGCCAGTATTTGTTCAATGGATTGCTCATCAACCCGGCGTATGCGGGCAGTCATGACGTGCTAAGCTTTGCCGGGACTTTCCGCAAACAGTGGCTTGGGTTTGACGGAGCTCCGGTTGATTATTCTTCCGGTTTTCACTGGCCCATGGCCAAGAGCAAGCTGGGAATGGGTCTGGTTCTCCGGCAGGAAAAAGTTCTCAATCAGAGCACATCCGAGATAGGCCTCGATTATGCTTTCCGCTTTATCGTGGGGAAAGGGAAAATGTCGTTTGGTTTGCGCACAGCATTGAATCTGTTTCAGGAAGATCCGTTCAAAGGGGATATCAGAGATCCGTCCGACCCGTTATTCACTCAGAACCGCCTGCAGGGCAGTGCCATGATGCCAAATTTCGGGTTCGGAATGTTCTATTTTACTGAAAGGATGTACGCAGGTTTCTCCATTCCCTGGTTTTTTACCCTGCCTTCGGGGAGCTCGTTGTCTTCCTTCTTTACCGGAGAGAGCAATATGTCGCACTATAATTATCTTCTTACGGGGGGCTATTATCTGAAAATTACTGACAGGTTCTGGTTTAAACCGACGTTTCTTTTGAAGTATCAACCTGTGTCAGGTTTTCAGTACGATGTGAACGGAAGTTTTGTTTTGTTTGATGATCTTTTGTGGGTAGGAGGAGGTTACAGGGGAGATGGTACCGTAATAGCTTTGCTCGATTTGCAGATGCTGAAGCAGTTGAAGCTGGGCTTTTCATGGGATTATCCCACCGGGGTTATTCGGCAGGCTACGGCAGGTTCTATGGAATTTTCGGTGCGGTATAATTTCAATTTTAAGGTAAATGCTGTAAGTCCAAGGTTTTTCTGA
- a CDS encoding PKD domain-containing protein, with translation MKYGSILLWLGLLLGGMLTASGQKDSLYRIERLSFSSIAYDEYAPVLLDARNQLIFVANRSAGGLFKHSTEKGTPLENYFYVTRKKDSTFTGSPRVFASELVSGSNKGPMVFNREGTKMYLTKNIIEPGRLKNYLGTNNLLGIFESSFVGGRWTTPTLITAINANGYNTCHPALSPDGKRMYFASDRPGGFGRMDLWYSDFVKGQWTEPKNLGPVINTSFNEVYPTCGPDGRLYFSSNRPDKTIGKLDIFYSELVNGQWIEPRRLPEPFNSRYNDLCFVPEGNGDRGFFSSDRYDRTTSDVFYFFTTEPKFGAPEPLKMPRLCYTFFENMGVVIDTAIAVYEWTFSDGARLRGLEAYHCFPGTGEYTVELNVVNKLQGTVEKNVVAYYFPIEKIEQPWIACPDTVKVNEWVEFSGSDSWFVSFVPERYYWDFGDGSKAMGITVRYQYVRPGKYRVRLGVSGEDQGEGKPATRASYKDVVVEGDYTLTPSVSASP, from the coding sequence ATGAAATACGGAAGTATTCTTTTGTGGCTGGGTTTATTACTGGGAGGAATGCTCACTGCTTCGGGGCAGAAGGATAGTCTTTACCGGATTGAAAGACTCAGTTTTTCAAGTATTGCATACGATGAATATGCCCCTGTGCTGTTGGATGCCCGCAATCAGCTGATTTTTGTTGCCAACAGAAGCGCCGGAGGGTTGTTCAAGCACAGTACCGAAAAAGGTACTCCTCTGGAAAATTATTTTTATGTTACCCGTAAGAAAGACAGCACATTTACAGGCTCACCCCGGGTTTTTGCTTCGGAACTTGTTTCGGGTAGCAACAAGGGGCCCATGGTCTTCAACCGGGAGGGAACAAAAATGTACCTGACAAAAAATATTATAGAGCCGGGCCGATTGAAGAATTATCTGGGGACCAACAACCTGCTCGGGATTTTTGAATCCAGCTTTGTGGGCGGCCGCTGGACCACACCAACGTTGATAACGGCTATCAATGCCAACGGGTACAATACCTGCCATCCTGCTCTGAGTCCGGACGGGAAGCGTATGTATTTTGCCTCCGATCGTCCGGGAGGTTTCGGAAGAATGGATCTCTGGTATTCCGATTTTGTAAAGGGCCAATGGACTGAACCAAAAAACCTGGGTCCGGTCATTAATACTTCCTTCAACGAAGTGTACCCGACCTGTGGTCCTGACGGGCGTTTGTATTTTTCTTCCAACCGGCCTGACAAAACCATAGGCAAGCTCGATATCTTCTATTCTGAGCTGGTTAATGGCCAGTGGATTGAGCCGCGGAGACTGCCGGAACCATTCAATTCGCGGTACAACGATTTATGTTTTGTTCCTGAAGGAAACGGGGACCGGGGCTTTTTCTCCTCCGACCGGTACGACCGGACAACAAGCGATGTGTTTTATTTTTTCACAACGGAACCAAAGTTTGGTGCTCCGGAGCCTTTAAAAATGCCGCGCCTGTGCTATACTTTTTTTGAAAATATGGGCGTGGTAATTGATACGGCAATTGCTGTATATGAATGGACTTTCAGCGACGGAGCCAGGCTCAGGGGGCTTGAGGCTTACCACTGCTTCCCCGGAACCGGTGAATATACTGTGGAACTCAATGTTGTAAATAAACTGCAAGGGACGGTTGAAAAGAATGTGGTTGCTTACTATTTCCCCATTGAAAAGATTGAACAACCATGGATAGCTTGCCCTGATACGGTCAAAGTCAACGAATGGGTTGAATTTTCCGGTTCGGATTCCTGGTTTGTCAGCTTTGTGCCAGAAAGATATTACTGGGATTTTGGCGATGGTTCGAAGGCTATGGGAATTACCGTAAGATACCAGTATGTTCGTCCCGGGAAATACCGCGTGCGCCTGGGAGTTTCAGGAGAGGACCAGGGAGAAGGGAAACCGGCAACACGTGCCTCCTACAAAGATGTGGTAGTAGAAGGTGATTATACACTCACCCCTTCTGTGTCAGCATCACCATGA